A genomic segment from Dehalococcoidia bacterium encodes:
- the rpmC gene encoding 50S ribosomal protein L29, which produces MVAKKTTEQLSKIRGMTDPELRKEIEDARREVMNLRFKFATRQLADVSQIRKTRNKIARLQTILVQRAQKA; this is translated from the coding sequence ATGGTAGCTAAGAAGACGACTGAACAGCTCAGCAAAATTCGCGGCATGACCGACCCGGAGTTGCGCAAGGAAATCGAGGACGCGCGCAGAGAGGTGATGAATCTGCGCTTCAAGTTCGCGACGCGACAGCTCGCCGACGTGAGTCAGATCCGCAAGACGCGTAACAAGATAGCGCGCCTGCAGACCATCCTGGTGCAGCGCGCCCAGAAGGCGTAG
- the rplP gene encoding 50S ribosomal protein L16, translating to MLQPKRVKYRNAHRGHRRGKAHAGASVAFGEYGLKAMASTWITARQLEAARRAMTHYIKRGGQVWTRVFPDLPRTLKPAETRQGGGKGSVDRWVAVVRAGRVLFEMSGVREDVAREAFRLAARKLPVETKFVTRAETAIF from the coding sequence ATGCTGCAACCCAAACGAGTCAAGTACCGTAACGCGCATAGGGGGCACCGCAGGGGTAAGGCCCATGCGGGCGCCAGCGTAGCCTTCGGCGAGTACGGCCTGAAGGCTATGGCCTCCACATGGATTACGGCCCGCCAACTGGAGGCGGCCCGCCGCGCGATGACCCATTACATCAAGCGCGGCGGCCAGGTCTGGACCCGGGTGTTCCCGGACCTGCCACGGACACTGAAGCCGGCGGAAACCCGCCAGGGAGGCGGCAAGGGCTCCGTGGACCGCTGGGTGGCCGTCGTCCGTGCGGGACGGGTGCTGTTTGAGATGTCGGGCGTCCGGGAGGACGTGGCCCGAGAGGCTTTTCGGCTGGCGGCGCGCAAGCTGCCCGTGGAGACAAAGTTCGTGACCCGGGCCGAGACGGCCATTTTCTAG
- the rplD gene encoding 50S ribosomal protein L4 — protein sequence MELQVRNLTGETVGSIQVSDELLGVPLNEAVVHQAMVRQQANQRTGTHATKTRGNVSGGGKKPWPQKGTGRARAGSTRSPLWRHGGVVFGPHPRSYRQRMPRKMRQLALRCLLSAKALEERLIVVENLIVPPKTREMSKTLTTLGVQRSALVVTPDASRDVALAIGNLPGFKALAAPYLNVLDLLKHDYLVMTVDAIRRAEQLWAPAAAAPGE from the coding sequence ATGGAACTACAGGTACGTAACCTTACTGGAGAGACGGTGGGTAGTATCCAGGTCAGCGATGAGCTCCTGGGTGTGCCCCTGAACGAGGCCGTGGTGCACCAGGCGATGGTCCGCCAGCAGGCCAACCAACGCACGGGCACCCACGCCACTAAGACGCGCGGCAATGTCTCGGGCGGCGGCAAGAAGCCGTGGCCTCAGAAGGGCACGGGCCGGGCGCGCGCGGGCAGCACGCGCTCGCCGCTCTGGAGGCACGGCGGCGTTGTATTCGGCCCACATCCGCGCAGCTACCGGCAACGGATGCCGCGCAAGATGCGCCAGCTGGCCCTACGCTGCCTTCTTTCGGCCAAGGCGTTGGAAGAGAGGCTCATTGTGGTGGAGAACCTCATTGTGCCACCCAAGACGCGGGAGATGTCCAAGACGCTGACTACTCTTGGCGTGCAGCGCAGCGCTCTGGTGGTCACTCCTGACGCCAGCCGGGATGTCGCACTCGCAATTGGCAACCTGCCCGGCTTCAAGGCCTTGGCGGCGCCCTACCTGAACGTGCTGGACCTGCTGAAGCACGACTACCTTGTCATGACCGTAGATGCCATCCGGCGGGCCGAGCAACTGTGGGCACCGGCCGCCGCCGCACCGGGAGAGTAG
- the rpsH gene encoding 30S ribosomal protein S8, with amino-acid sequence MMTDPIADMLTRIRNAVIARHESTVMPASKMKVAMAKILKDEGFIKDYEVVRGQPQRVLKIHLAFRDRKQPVISGIQRISKPGLRVYSGAGQVPRVHGGIGIAIVSTSKGLLTGQQAWRQKMGGEVVCYVW; translated from the coding sequence ATGATGACAGATCCTATCGCCGATATGTTGACGCGCATCCGCAACGCGGTCATCGCGCGCCATGAGAGCACCGTCATGCCCGCGTCCAAGATGAAGGTCGCCATGGCCAAAATCCTGAAGGACGAAGGCTTCATCAAGGACTACGAGGTGGTACGGGGCCAGCCTCAGCGCGTGCTCAAAATCCACCTGGCCTTTCGGGACAGGAAGCAGCCTGTGATCTCCGGCATCCAGCGCATCAGCAAGCCCGGCCTCCGCGTCTATTCCGGGGCTGGCCAGGTGCCCCGCGTCCACGGAGGCATAGGGATCGCCATTGTATCCACGTCCAAGGGTCTCCTGACCGGCCAGCAAGCTTGGCGCCAGAAGATGGGCGGGGAAGTCGTCTGCTACGTGTGGTAG
- the rpsQ gene encoding 30S ribosomal protein S17, producing the protein MQKTVVPSKTHKVRVGRIVSNKMHKTVVVAIEWRQHHPIYKKAVRRITKFYAHDEQQECKLGDVVQIMETRPLSRLKRWRIVKIVARGDHVDLPSAELEAPAPEAPAVAEAPAPQAETSPVSA; encoded by the coding sequence ATGCAGAAGACAGTGGTTCCTTCCAAGACGCACAAGGTCCGGGTCGGCCGGATCGTGAGTAATAAGATGCACAAGACGGTAGTGGTGGCCATCGAGTGGCGGCAGCACCACCCCATCTATAAAAAAGCCGTGCGGCGCATCACCAAGTTCTACGCGCACGACGAGCAGCAAGAGTGCAAGCTGGGCGACGTTGTCCAGATCATGGAGACGCGGCCGCTCTCCCGGCTCAAGCGCTGGCGCATAGTCAAGATCGTCGCCCGTGGCGACCATGTGGATTTGCCTTCGGCTGAGCTAGAGGCACCGGCCCCGGAAGCGCCCGCCGTGGCTGAGGCTCCCGCGCCTCAAGCGGAAACGTCGCCCGTCAGCGCCTAG
- the rplN gene encoding 50S ribosomal protein L14: MIQTYTRLKVADNSGAKVILCFNIPGSSRRRYAYIGDTIVATVKEAIPGAQVKKGDKVRAVVVRARWPHKRPDGSTIRFDDNAAVILSDKNNPKGTRIFGPVARELREKNFTKIVSLAPEVV, encoded by the coding sequence ATGATCCAGACCTACACGCGACTCAAGGTAGCCGATAACTCCGGCGCCAAGGTCATCCTGTGCTTCAACATACCGGGAAGCTCCCGGCGGCGCTACGCCTACATCGGCGACACCATCGTCGCCACGGTCAAGGAGGCGATTCCGGGCGCACAGGTCAAGAAGGGCGACAAGGTACGGGCCGTCGTGGTGCGCGCTCGCTGGCCGCACAAACGGCCTGATGGGTCCACTATTCGCTTCGATGACAACGCGGCCGTCATCCTCTCCGACAAGAACAATCCCAAGGGCACGCGTATCTTCGGGCCCGTGGCCCGTGAGCTGCGCGAAAAGAACTTCACCAAAATCGTCTCCCTGGCCCCTGAGGTCGTGTAG
- the rpsS gene encoding 30S ribosomal protein S19, which produces MSRSTKKGPFVDKRLLEKLEAVVRSGQRTIIKTWSRPSTITPQMVGLTIAVHDGRRHVPVFITENMVGHRLGEFAPTRQFRGHSSKAAAEKAAGAAAPAAAPAASPAAAPKK; this is translated from the coding sequence ATGTCTCGCTCAACGAAAAAAGGGCCTTTTGTAGACAAACGCCTCCTGGAAAAGCTGGAGGCGGTGGTCCGCTCCGGCCAGAGAACGATCATCAAGACCTGGTCGCGGCCGTCCACCATCACCCCGCAGATGGTGGGACTCACCATTGCGGTGCATGACGGCAGGCGCCACGTGCCTGTTTTCATCACGGAGAATATGGTGGGGCACCGCCTGGGCGAGTTCGCCCCTACGCGGCAGTTCCGCGGACACTCGTCCAAGGCGGCGGCGGAGAAGGCCGCAGGAGCAGCGGCACCCGCGGCGGCACCCGCGGCATCGCCCGCGGCGGCGCCGAAGAAGTAG
- the rplW gene encoding 50S ribosomal protein L23 produces the protein MHYTDVLRRPVVTEKSTALQELGKYTFEVHLRATKREVKEAVEKVFSVKVTRVNMLRIPGKVKVVGKRRIQRPAMKKAIVALKSGDKIQIFENV, from the coding sequence ATGCACTACACGGATGTCCTCCGGCGGCCTGTCGTAACGGAAAAATCAACGGCCTTGCAGGAGCTCGGGAAATACACCTTTGAGGTCCACCTTCGCGCCACCAAGCGCGAGGTCAAAGAGGCGGTTGAAAAGGTCTTTAGCGTGAAGGTGACGCGAGTCAACATGCTGCGCATCCCCGGCAAAGTGAAAGTCGTCGGGAAGCGCCGCATCCAGCGGCCCGCTATGAAGAAAGCTATTGTCGCTCTGAAGTCTGGAGACAAGATCCAGATCTTCGAGAACGTGTAG
- the rpsC gene encoding 30S ribosomal protein S3 produces MGHKVHPIGFRLGVIKDWQAHWFAAKPEKYKTLLLEDIKIRQHIAGKYREAGVSRVDIERQANEVQVTIHTARPGIVIGRGGQRVEELRGEMERLAGRRVRLNIQEIRQPELDAYLVAANIAEQMERRISYRRAMKQAITRAQQSGAKGIKVICAGRLGGAEIARRAKEFWGRVPLHTLRANIDFGIAESRTTLGRIGVKVWIYSGDIMPEAKRTGPEAPIEVKIESSKAEEAKTNAATQTSQVP; encoded by the coding sequence ATGGGACACAAGGTCCACCCCATTGGATTTCGCCTGGGGGTTATCAAGGACTGGCAGGCGCACTGGTTCGCAGCCAAGCCGGAGAAATACAAGACCCTGCTGCTGGAGGATATAAAAATCCGCCAGCACATCGCAGGGAAGTACCGGGAGGCGGGCGTCAGCCGCGTGGACATTGAACGCCAGGCGAACGAGGTCCAAGTGACCATTCACACGGCCCGCCCGGGCATCGTCATCGGACGCGGAGGCCAGCGTGTGGAGGAGTTGCGGGGAGAGATGGAGCGACTCGCTGGCCGGCGAGTCCGCCTGAACATCCAGGAGATACGCCAGCCGGAGTTGGACGCTTATCTGGTGGCCGCCAACATCGCCGAGCAAATGGAACGCCGCATCTCTTATCGCCGGGCCATGAAGCAGGCCATCACGCGGGCACAGCAGTCCGGAGCCAAGGGCATAAAGGTCATCTGCGCGGGCCGCTTGGGCGGCGCGGAGATTGCGCGCCGGGCAAAAGAGTTCTGGGGGCGCGTGCCGCTTCACACCCTTCGGGCGAACATTGACTTTGGCATCGCCGAGTCGCGCACGACGCTGGGCCGCATCGGCGTGAAGGTGTGGATATATTCAGGCGACATCATGCCCGAGGCCAAGAGAACGGGGCCTGAGGCACCCATCGAGGTCAAGATAGAGTCCTCCAAGGCTGAAGAGGCGAAGACCAATGCTGCAACCCAAACGAGTCAAGTACCGTAA
- the rpsJ gene encoding 30S ribosomal protein S10, which produces MPKQRIRIRLKAFDHRILDQSASQIVETAERTGANVTGPLPLPTRIKRWTVTRSPHVDKDSREAFEMRVHKRLIDILDPTSKTVDALTRLNLPAGVDIEIKL; this is translated from the coding sequence ATGCCCAAGCAGAGGATTCGCATCAGGCTCAAGGCCTTTGACCACCGTATTCTGGACCAGTCCGCTTCCCAGATCGTGGAGACGGCGGAGCGGACCGGGGCCAACGTAACAGGGCCGCTGCCTTTGCCCACCCGGATTAAGCGGTGGACGGTCACCCGTTCGCCGCACGTGGACAAAGACAGCCGTGAAGCGTTTGAGATGCGGGTGCACAAGCGGCTTATTGACATCCTGGATCCCACGTCCAAGACGGTGGACGCGCTGACGCGGTTGAACCTTCCCGCAGGCGTGGACATCGAGATCAAGCTGTAA
- the rplX gene encoding 50S ribosomal protein L24, whose amino-acid sequence MNIRKNDTVMVMTGKDRGKRGKVRVSSPKDDALIVEGINMVKRHVKARPGVRQAGIISQEAPLAQCKVMLVCTKCDKPTRIGFQVLEDKRKVRVCRKCKEVID is encoded by the coding sequence ATGAACATTCGTAAAAACGACACCGTGATGGTGATGACGGGCAAGGACCGGGGCAAGCGCGGAAAGGTCCGCGTGTCCTCCCCCAAGGACGACGCCCTGATTGTCGAAGGGATCAACATGGTCAAGCGCCATGTGAAGGCCCGGCCCGGCGTCCGTCAGGCGGGCATCATTTCCCAGGAGGCGCCTCTCGCGCAGTGCAAGGTCATGCTCGTTTGCACCAAGTGTGACAAACCAACACGTATCGGATTTCAGGTTCTCGAAGACAAACGGAAGGTACGCGTATGCCGGAAATGCAAGGAAGTGATCGACTAG
- the rplB gene encoding 50S ribosomal protein L2: protein MGLKILKPTSPGRRGVVADDFKDITKKTPEKSLTVLNKKHSGRNNQGRVTVRHQGGGSRRMLRTIDFKRDKAGIKGRVASIEYDPNRTCRIALVHYVDGEKRYILAPLGLQVGDTVEAGPSVEIKPGNAMPLKFIPPGTMIHNVEMNRGKGGQLVRSAGTAAQLMARETDKLVQVRLPSGEVRRVDAECYATVGQVGNLDHKNIVLGKAGARRHRGWRPSVRGSAMSPRDHPHGGGEGRNPRGMPPKTPWGKPALGYRTRRRKYSNRFIVQRRKKD, encoded by the coding sequence GTGGGACTGAAGATACTTAAGCCCACATCTCCCGGCCGTCGTGGCGTGGTCGCCGACGACTTCAAGGACATTACCAAGAAGACGCCGGAGAAATCTCTGACGGTCCTCAACAAGAAGCATTCGGGACGCAACAACCAGGGGCGGGTCACGGTGCGTCATCAAGGCGGCGGCAGCAGGAGAATGCTGCGCACCATTGACTTCAAGCGCGACAAGGCGGGAATCAAAGGCCGTGTGGCGAGCATTGAATACGATCCCAACCGCACGTGCCGCATCGCGCTGGTGCATTACGTTGACGGCGAAAAGCGCTACATTCTGGCGCCCCTCGGCTTGCAGGTTGGCGACACGGTGGAGGCGGGCCCCAGCGTGGAGATCAAGCCGGGCAACGCCATGCCCCTTAAGTTCATCCCGCCGGGCACCATGATCCACAATGTGGAGATGAACCGGGGCAAAGGCGGGCAACTGGTGCGCTCAGCGGGCACCGCGGCCCAACTCATGGCGCGCGAGACCGACAAGCTCGTGCAGGTGCGCCTTCCCTCCGGAGAGGTCCGCCGAGTGGACGCGGAGTGCTACGCCACCGTGGGCCAGGTGGGCAACCTGGACCACAAGAATATCGTGCTTGGCAAGGCGGGCGCACGTCGGCACAGGGGCTGGCGGCCCTCGGTGCGCGGTTCGGCCATGTCTCCGCGGGACCATCCGCACGGCGGCGGAGAGGGCCGGAACCCCCGGGGCATGCCGCCCAAGACACCCTGGGGCAAGCCCGCGCTGGGTTACAGGACCCGGCGGCGCAAGTATTCCAATCGATTCATTGTGCAGCGACGTAAGAAGGACTAG
- the rplV gene encoding 50S ribosomal protein L22: protein MVSQDVAPREVTALARNVRGSSKKLQIIVNTVRGKRVEDAVNILRVLPSPQARKVLKVVKSATANAENNFQMDPARLRIVKVAAEAGPTLRRMRARARGRANVIRKPTCHIRVVVTEEEA from the coding sequence GTGGTCAGTCAAGACGTTGCCCCACGCGAGGTTACGGCGCTGGCACGAAACGTGCGCGGCTCCAGCAAGAAATTGCAGATTATCGTTAATACGGTGCGTGGCAAGAGGGTGGAGGACGCGGTGAACATCCTGCGTGTCCTGCCCTCTCCCCAGGCGCGTAAGGTGCTGAAGGTGGTCAAGTCCGCCACAGCCAACGCGGAGAACAACTTCCAGATGGATCCCGCGCGGTTGCGCATTGTGAAGGTCGCGGCGGAGGCCGGTCCCACACTGCGGCGCATGCGCGCTCGCGCCCGTGGCCGGGCGAACGTGATCCGAAAGCCCACTTGCCACATCCGCGTGGTGGTGACTGAGGAGGAGGCCTAA
- a CDS encoding type Z 30S ribosomal protein S14 yields the protein MARLCKVVKSKRTPPFAVQRHNRCNVCGRSRSYIRMFGLCRLCFRQRALRGELPGIRKASW from the coding sequence ATGGCAAGACTGTGCAAGGTAGTTAAATCAAAAAGAACGCCGCCCTTCGCGGTTCAGCGCCACAACCGCTGCAACGTGTGCGGGCGCTCACGGTCATACATTCGCATGTTTGGACTGTGCCGCCTTTGCTTCCGCCAGCGGGCGCTGAGGGGCGAGCTTCCCGGCATCCGAAAAGCAAGCTGGTAA